The segment ATATCCATGTTGCCACAGGTTCAGCTTGTGCTGCAAAAGATTTGAAAGCAAATTATATTTTAAGACATACCGGCAGAACACACGAAGAATGCAACAGCTCAATCCGCTTCACTCTTGACAAATTTATCTCTACCACAGATGTAGAACGAACTGTCAAAGTTCTCACCGAAGTTATTCAGGAATTACGCCGAAGAAGTCCTCTTGGCAAAAACAGAATGTAACTCAATCATCCTGATTGGAAAGTAGAAAGAAATAAATCAATTTATATTTAGCAAAATAAGGAGAATCAATGGCAATCAAGTATTCTGAAAAAGTTATCGAGCATTTTAAACATCCGAAAAACATAGGTCAAATAGAAAATCCAGACGCACAAGCAACAGAGGGAAGCCCATCCTGTGGAGATCAGCTTTCAATTTATCTAAAAGTTAATCCTGAAACAAATGTAATCAATGACATAAAATTTGAGTCTTATGGATGTGCCTCGAACATTGCAACCGCATCCATAATCACAGAATTAGCTAAAGGAAAAACCATTGAGGAAGCGAAAAATATCAGCTGGAAAAAAGCGGCTGATGATTTGGGAGGATTACCACCTGTAAAAATGCACTGCTCCGTATTGTCCGTGGATGCATTGCGATCTGCAATTAAAAATTACGAAGAGAAGCATCTTGGAAAACATTTTGATAATTCATTGAGCAAGAAAAACATTGAAAAAGAATTGAATAAAATTATCTATGGAAAAGTGGGTGTGGATATTATCACTCTGAAGATGGTGAAGTATATTGGTATTCGAGAAGCCAACAAGGTAATTATTGAGATTGAAATCGCTAAGGACGACCCATTCTTCAATGAAATAAATGACGAAATTCAAGAGCGATTAGAGAAATTTCCAAATATAGAGAAAATTGTAGTGGCAAGTGTGTTGGAGGTATTTTAAAAATCTCCTACAGTTTCTCGTTCCCAAGTCCATCCCTCATTTCTCGTTCCCANNNNNNNNNNNNNNNNNNNNNNNNNNNNNNNNNNNNNNNNNNNNNNNNNNNNNNNNNNNNNNNNNNNNNNNNNNNNNNNNNNNNNNNNNNNNNNNNNNNNTTTTTTCATCTTTCACTCTATTTTATGCCTACTACAAAGTCAACAAATATTCATAAATCAAACAACTTTGCTTCAGACAATTTTTCAAAGATCAAATTTATAAAATTATAATATTACTTTTTTCTTAACAAATAAATAAAGAACGGGGCTCCACAAAGTGCGGTAACAACTCCGACCGGCAATTCGATAACAAAAAGCGATCTCGCAATCGTGTCACATAGAAGCAAAAAAGCGGCTCCCAAAATTCCGGACATTGGTAAAAGATAACGATTATTGGGTCCAATAATCATTCTGCAAATATGGGGAATGATCAATCCTACAAAACCAAT is part of the Candidatus Cloacimonadota bacterium genome and harbors:
- a CDS encoding iron-sulfur cluster assembly scaffold protein, with the translated sequence MAIKYSEKVIEHFKHPKNIGQIENPDAQATEGSPSCGDQLSIYLKVNPETNVINDIKFESYGCASNIATASIITELAKGKTIEEAKNISWKKAADDLGGLPPVKMHCSVLSVDALRSAIKNYEEKHLGKHFDNSLSKKNIEKELNKIIYGKVGVDIITLKMVKYIGIREANKVIIEIEIAKDDPFFNEINDEIQERLEKFPNIEKIVVASVLEVF